From Myxococcales bacterium, a single genomic window includes:
- a CDS encoding zinc-binding dehydrogenase: MQPGHRVVVTALGETPLDAIDHHLALEPMAPPDPATLAPTDVIVAVASAQVGWVDLLMTSGQYQHVPTPPYTPGLEYAGTIAWRGPAVTTCAVGDRVLIDGFTSGPRSLGAYQRYGGFASYAVAPAAAVVPIPGALDFDQACCLLGNYETAYHCLLTRGRLAAGETVLILGAAGATGLAAVDVARQVGARVIAVGRSAAKLEVVAARGADHVVALGDAPLRDAVKAIAPDGVDVVYDGVGGELSQAALRCARFGARYLIVGWAATPFVAAGKGGRGAPNANQLPTNLIMMKGLDVLGCPTVISTVKDPALRPPRLAAVLGWAAAGAISPYVSHRFPLTAWREALLTKWRGQVIGGAVLHP, translated from the coding sequence ATGCAGCCCGGCCACCGCGTCGTCGTCACCGCGCTCGGCGAGACCCCGCTCGACGCGATCGATCACCACCTCGCGCTCGAGCCGATGGCGCCGCCCGATCCGGCGACGCTGGCGCCGACCGACGTGATCGTCGCGGTCGCCAGCGCCCAGGTCGGCTGGGTCGATCTGCTCATGACCAGCGGCCAGTACCAGCACGTGCCGACGCCGCCGTACACGCCCGGGCTGGAGTACGCCGGCACGATCGCGTGGCGCGGGCCCGCGGTCACGACCTGCGCCGTCGGCGATCGCGTGCTGATCGACGGCTTCACGTCGGGCCCGCGCTCGCTCGGCGCCTACCAACGCTACGGCGGCTTCGCGAGCTACGCGGTGGCGCCGGCGGCCGCGGTCGTGCCGATCCCGGGCGCGCTCGACTTCGATCAGGCCTGCTGCCTGCTCGGCAACTACGAGACCGCCTACCACTGCCTGCTCACGCGCGGCCGGCTCGCCGCGGGCGAGACCGTGCTGATCCTGGGCGCGGCCGGCGCCACCGGCCTGGCCGCGGTCGACGTCGCCCGCCAGGTCGGCGCCCGGGTCATCGCGGTCGGGCGCTCGGCCGCCAAGCTCGAGGTGGTCGCGGCCCGGGGCGCCGATCACGTCGTCGCGCTCGGCGACGCGCCGCTGCGCGACGCGGTCAAGGCGATCGCGCCCGACGGCGTCGACGTGGTCTACGACGGCGTCGGCGGCGAGCTGTCGCAGGCGGCGCTGCGGTGCGCGCGGTTCGGCGCGCGCTACCTGATCGTCGGCTGGGCCGCGACGCCGTTCGTGGCCGCCGGCAAGGGCGGGCGCGGCGCGCCCAACGCCAACCAGCTGCCCACCAACCTGATCATGATGAAGGGCCTCGACGTGCTGGGCTGCCCGACCGTGATCTCGACCGTCAAGGATCCGGCGCTGCGGCCACCGCGCCTGGCCGCGGTGCTGGGCTGGGCCGCGGCCGGGGCGATCTCGCCGTACGTGTCGCACCGGTTCCCGCTGACCGCGTGGCGCGAGGCCCTGCTGACCAAGTGGCGCGGCCAGGTGATCGGCGGCGCGGTGCTCCACCCGTGA